A genome region from Pristis pectinata isolate sPriPec2 chromosome 4, sPriPec2.1.pri, whole genome shotgun sequence includes the following:
- the dele1 gene encoding death ligand signal enhancer — protein sequence MWRVKAALGRVFHRWPTTGPSTSLRLPPTHCTEDDLLNPPVLVPNNLPSKYSSTDPQNGDGRERREEEEQKARFYSKPLPRFSGLDAVGWGAAAVMLLQFVRHLHRQFCHHNGPQESDVGLRLCLPDFVASTLTPDRISKFTFYSMYIGPEGDIDKDVCTACPDSSSDRCILPHGVGSDAISSSAVPTSALAGSSPPADDTAVLFKIGQENFENVEQDDPLFMESAQRSDYSVTDGSSRQLHPQREGPNSEEALNQATSDLQGTTESSISSILNIIGIENIRAKDDDMAFSCFMMAARQGYSKAQYNVGVCYELGRGTAKDIEKAALYYSQAATQGTCHGSVPLGQVFCWRSSQEGMSQMPQRAVEQFEKAGKSGLREAQAYLGVFYTNEPHQDPQQAVRYFTMASRNGDPMSQYHLGICYQRGWGVLKD from the exons TGTTTCATCGCTGGCCCACCACCGGACCCTCAACTTCGCTGCGCCTGCCTCCCACTCATTGTACCGAAGATGACCTGCTAAACCCGCCGGTTCTGGTTCCCAACAATCTACCCTCCAAATACAG TTCCACAGATCCTCagaatggagatggaagagagaggagagaggaagaggagcaGAAGGCTCGATTTTATTCTAAGCCATTGCCACGGTTTTCAGGGTTGGATGCTGTTGGCTGG GGTGCTGCTGCCGTGATGCTTTTACAGTTTGTCAGACACCTGCATCGCCAGTTCTGTCACCACAACGGGCCCCAAGAGAGTGATGTGGGCTTGCGTCTCTGTCTCCCAGACTTCGTTGCTTCCACACTGACGCCAGACAGAATCAGTAAGTTTACTTTTTATTCGATGTACATCGGTCCTGAAGGTGACATTGATAAGGATGTGTGCACAGCTTGTCCAGATTCT agttCAGACCGGTGCATTCTGCCTCATGGTGTGGGCTCCGATGCGATCAGCAGCTCAGCGGTTCCGACTTCAGCACTGGCAGGATCCTCCCCTCCAGCAGATGACACAGCAGTGCTCTTTAAGATTGGGCAGGAGAATTTTGAAAATGTTGAACAAG ATGACCCACTGTTTATGGAGAGTGCACAACGCTCAGACTACAGTGTAACGGATGGGAGCAGTCGGCAACTACATCCCCAG AGGGAGGGACCCAACTCAGAAGAAGCTTTAAACCAAGCCACTTCCGACCTGCAAGGGACTACAGAGTCCAGCATTTCTTCCATATTAAATATTATTG GGATTGAAAATATAAGAGCTAAAGATGACGACATGGCTTTCTCCTGCTTCATGATGGCAGCCCGGCAAGGCTACAGCAAGGCCCAGTACAACGTCGGAGTGTGCTACGAACTGGGGAGAGGCACAGCCAAAGACATTGAGAAG GCTGCCCTGTACTATAGTCAGGCAGCTACTCAAGGGACATGCCATGGCTCAGTACCGCTGGGCCAGGTATTTTGTTGGAGGTCAAGCCAGGAAGGGATGTCACAGATGCCCCAAAGAGCCGTTGAGCAGTTCGAAAAGGCGGGGAAGTCTGGACTCAGAGAG GCACAAGCGTACCTCGGAGTGTTCTATACCAACGAGCCCCACCAAGATCCGCAGCAAGCTGTCAGGTATTTCACCATGGCATCGAGAAATGGGG ATCCTATGAGCCAGTACCACTTGGGGATCTGCTACCAGAGAGGATGGGGCGTGCTGAAGGACTAA